The following are encoded together in the Drosophila biarmipes strain raj3 chromosome 3L, RU_DBia_V1.1, whole genome shotgun sequence genome:
- the LOC108028374 gene encoding histone H2A.V-like produces the protein MADDRADQDAGRSAAPRANQKSRVSQSKRAGVEFPVGRIRRQLRKRYASRMRIGAPAAVLTAAVLEYLNAEILELAGYVARDFKVKCITPRHLQIAIRRDAELDSLVSATIAGGGVVPHIHKALIGDKDEKVKDPQPPGGSTQSQTH, from the coding sequence ATGGCTGACGATAGAGCAGATCAGGACGCGGGAAGGTCCGCGGCTCCAAGGGCCAACCAGAAGTCAAGGGTATCGCAATCGAAGCGCGCTGGTGTCGAGTTCCCCGTGGGCCGCATCCGCCGTCAGCTCAGGAAGCGCTACGCATCCCGCATGCGGATCGGAGCCCCTGCAGCCGTGCTCACCGCCGCCGTCCTGGAATACCTGAACGCCGAGATCCTGGAGTTGGCAGGCTACGTCGCGAGGGATTTCAAGGTGAAGTGCATCACGCCGCGCCACCTGCAGATCGCCATTCGCAGAGATGCCGAGTTGGACAGCCTGGTCAGTGCCACCATTGCCGGCGGCGGAGTGGTACCGCACATACACAAGGCCCTGATTGGCGATAAGGATGAAAAGGTGAAGGATCCACAGCCACCAGGCGGAAGCACCCAGTCGCAGACTCACTAA